In Stenotrophomonas sp. ESTM1D_MKCIP4_1, a single genomic region encodes these proteins:
- a CDS encoding transglycosylase SLT domain-containing protein has product MPVPVLISRGWPLLALAGLASLAPDAHAQRVSARDQAKVDALQQRMATAEKRYSDALLLVANADPKGSNEADAALEDMEDVISECVKQKGCQMSNMLATYKRLLKRDADAAASDDAADEGGDRLEADPDHVGPLTADVPEAARAAALLNDKRHAFDNMVDYNPAVQAGIRRWLTDMRPALLTSYENYQNLRAVMWPEWEKRGLPEALLFGIMAKESNGRVHASSRAGAAGLMQFMPATGRRFGLGPDGTGFDTRFDARSAAEASASYLNERLRELNNNVEMSVAAYNGGEGRAARVYRQSGGQSFWTDSVYNQFPGETKDYVPMVIAAAWIFLHPQQYGVEFPKISAQPATLRLAKSTTIYELTICLGSHGTRDGYMRALRNLNPRYEADGWIPAGTLINATTRIAGLYQRNCVSGPRADLARTLITADLNAAIVRPTATSYTGSVAVGGVVPLADPNASTTVPTAPSAPVAAPRPAAPRAKPAKTYKVGKGDTLGRIAAKFQCEVPTLARANGLKAPSYSLRPGQVLKLQGCDK; this is encoded by the coding sequence ATGCCCGTTCCTGTCCTGATTTCACGTGGTTGGCCGCTGCTGGCCCTTGCCGGCCTGGCATCCCTGGCGCCTGACGCCCATGCGCAGCGGGTCTCTGCCCGGGACCAGGCAAAGGTCGATGCGCTGCAGCAGCGCATGGCCACCGCCGAGAAGCGCTACAGCGATGCCTTGCTGCTGGTCGCCAATGCCGACCCCAAGGGCAGCAACGAAGCCGATGCGGCGCTGGAAGACATGGAAGATGTCATCAGCGAATGCGTGAAGCAGAAGGGCTGCCAGATGAGCAACATGCTGGCCACCTACAAGCGCCTGCTCAAGCGCGATGCTGATGCGGCCGCCAGCGATGATGCCGCTGACGAGGGCGGTGACCGCCTGGAAGCCGACCCGGACCACGTGGGTCCGCTGACCGCCGATGTGCCCGAAGCCGCGCGCGCGGCGGCGCTGCTCAACGACAAGCGCCACGCCTTCGACAACATGGTCGATTACAACCCGGCCGTGCAGGCGGGCATCCGCCGCTGGCTCACCGACATGCGTCCGGCGCTGCTGACCAGCTATGAGAACTACCAGAACCTGCGCGCGGTGATGTGGCCCGAGTGGGAAAAGCGCGGGCTGCCCGAGGCGCTGCTGTTCGGCATCATGGCCAAGGAATCCAACGGCCGCGTGCATGCTTCTTCGCGTGCCGGCGCGGCCGGCCTGATGCAGTTCATGCCGGCCACCGGCCGCCGCTTCGGCCTGGGCCCGGACGGCACCGGGTTCGACACACGCTTCGACGCGCGCAGTGCCGCCGAAGCCAGTGCCAGCTACCTCAACGAGCGGCTGCGGGAATTGAACAACAACGTGGAAATGTCGGTGGCCGCCTACAACGGCGGCGAAGGCCGCGCCGCGCGCGTGTACCGGCAGAGCGGTGGGCAGAGCTTCTGGACCGACAGCGTCTACAACCAGTTCCCCGGTGAAACCAAGGACTACGTGCCGATGGTGATCGCGGCGGCGTGGATCTTCCTGCACCCGCAGCAGTACGGCGTCGAGTTCCCCAAGATCAGCGCGCAGCCGGCCACCCTGCGCCTGGCCAAGTCCACCACCATCTACGAACTGACCATCTGCCTGGGCAGCCACGGCACGCGGGATGGCTACATGCGCGCGCTGCGCAACCTCAATCCGCGCTATGAAGCCGATGGCTGGATTCCGGCCGGCACGCTGATCAATGCCACCACGCGCATTGCCGGCCTGTACCAGCGCAACTGCGTCAGCGGTCCGCGCGCCGATCTGGCCCGCACTCTCATCACTGCCGACCTGAACGCGGCCATCGTGCGCCCGACCGCCACCAGCTACACCGGCAGCGTGGCGGTGGGGGGCGTAGTGCCGCTGGCCGACCCGAACGCCAGTACCACGGTGCCGACCGCACCGAGCGCGCCGGTGGCTGCGCCGCGTCCGGCTGCGCCCAGGGCCAAGCCTGCCAAGACCTACAAGGTCGGCAAGGGCGACACCCTGGGCCGCATTGCGGCGAAGTTCCAGTGCGAAGTGCCGACCCTGGCGCGCGCCAACGGCCTGAAGGCCCCCAGCTACAGCCTGCGCCCCGGCCAGGTGCTGAAGCTGCAGGGCTGCGACAAGTAA
- a CDS encoding helicase HerA-like domain-containing protein has protein sequence MDPILIGKGITDDVAVTLLPKLGNRHGLVAGATGTGKTVTLMTLAEGFSRLGVPVFLADVKGDVSGLAVPGTGADALLQRAAEIGVADYAPAASPTVFWDLYGKLGHPVRTTISEMGPTLLARILELNDTQAGVLDIVFKLADDRGLLLLDMDDLRALLGLVAEERKDISTEYGLVSAQSIAAIQRSVLRLAQDGGEGFFGEPALELADIMRVNHDGRGVVGILAADQLVLKPKLYSTFLLWLLSELFEQLPEVGDLDKPKLVFIFDEAHLLFDDAPASLVQRIEQVVRLIRSKGVGVYFCSQFPDDVPGNILGQLGNRVQHALRAFTPRDQKAVKTAAETFVPNPKLDVAKVLSQLGTGEALVSTLQDKGVPMPVQQTMIAPPRCRMGPITEAERAQVRAGSPVGTRYDTAVNRESAAELLAQRAQKAAEKADAPPARSRAQDEAQEGGFGQSIKDAIFGTKRHQGMIETMAKQTTRTVGTKLGNQIVRGILGGIFGGKR, from the coding sequence ATGGATCCGATTCTGATCGGCAAAGGCATCACCGATGATGTGGCCGTCACCCTGCTGCCGAAACTCGGCAACCGCCATGGCCTGGTGGCCGGCGCCACCGGCACCGGCAAGACCGTGACCCTGATGACCCTGGCCGAAGGTTTCTCGCGGCTGGGCGTGCCGGTATTCCTGGCCGATGTGAAGGGGGATGTGTCCGGCCTGGCCGTGCCCGGTACCGGCGCCGATGCCCTGCTCCAGCGCGCCGCCGAAATCGGCGTGGCCGACTATGCGCCGGCCGCCAGCCCCACCGTGTTCTGGGACCTGTATGGCAAGCTCGGCCACCCGGTGCGCACCACCATCAGCGAGATGGGCCCGACCCTGCTGGCGCGCATCCTGGAATTGAACGACACCCAGGCCGGCGTGCTCGACATCGTGTTCAAGCTCGCCGATGACCGCGGCCTGCTGCTGCTGGACATGGATGACCTGCGCGCCCTGCTCGGCCTGGTGGCCGAAGAGCGCAAGGACATCTCCACCGAATACGGACTGGTCAGCGCGCAGTCGATCGCCGCGATCCAGCGTTCGGTGCTGCGCCTGGCCCAGGACGGCGGCGAAGGCTTCTTCGGCGAGCCCGCGCTGGAACTGGCCGACATCATGCGGGTGAACCATGACGGCCGCGGCGTGGTCGGCATCCTCGCCGCCGACCAGCTGGTGCTCAAGCCCAAGCTCTATTCCACGTTCCTGCTCTGGCTGCTGTCGGAACTGTTCGAGCAGCTGCCCGAGGTGGGCGACCTGGACAAGCCCAAGCTGGTCTTCATCTTTGACGAGGCCCACCTGCTGTTCGATGACGCGCCGGCCTCGCTGGTGCAGCGCATCGAGCAGGTAGTGCGGCTGATCCGTTCCAAGGGCGTGGGTGTGTATTTCTGCTCCCAGTTCCCCGACGACGTGCCGGGCAACATCCTCGGCCAGCTGGGCAACCGCGTGCAGCACGCGCTGCGCGCGTTCACCCCGCGCGACCAGAAAGCGGTGAAGACCGCCGCCGAGACCTTCGTCCCCAACCCCAAGCTGGACGTGGCCAAGGTGCTCAGCCAGCTGGGTACCGGCGAAGCGCTGGTATCCACGCTGCAGGACAAGGGCGTGCCGATGCCGGTGCAGCAGACGATGATCGCCCCGCCGCGCTGCCGGATGGGGCCGATCACAGAAGCCGAGCGCGCACAGGTGCGGGCCGGCAGCCCGGTCGGCACCCGCTACGACACGGCCGTGAACCGTGAGTCGGCCGCTGAACTGCTGGCCCAGCGCGCGCAGAAGGCAGCCGAGAAGGCCGACGCCCCGCCCGCCCGCAGCCGCGCCCAGGATGAAGCGCAGGAAGGCGGTTTCGGCCAATCGATCAAGGATGCGATCTTCGGCACCAAGCGCCACCAGGGCATGATTGAAACCATGGCCAAGCAGACCACGCGCACGGTGGGCACCAAGCTGGGCAACCAGATCGTGCGCGGCATCCTCGGCGGCATTTTCGGCGGCAAGCGCTGA
- the greB gene encoding transcription elongation factor GreB: MSRWRPPAEKSTALITAAGHARLKAELDDLWRVRRPDVVKALAAAAAEGDRSENAEYTYRKKQLGEIDRRVRYLTKRLESLRVVDTTPTDPQAVFFGAWVELENVDSGETSRYRIVGPDETDAGLGWISIDSPLARALLKKRMDDEFAVELPGGQFTFAVIGVEYAAP, from the coding sequence ATGTCCCGCTGGCGTCCCCCCGCAGAAAAAAGCACCGCCCTGATCACGGCCGCCGGCCACGCCCGGCTGAAAGCCGAACTGGATGACCTGTGGCGCGTGCGCCGCCCGGATGTGGTGAAGGCGCTGGCCGCCGCCGCTGCCGAGGGCGACCGCTCGGAAAATGCCGAGTACACCTACCGCAAGAAGCAGCTGGGCGAGATCGACCGCCGCGTGCGCTACCTGACCAAGCGCCTGGAATCGCTGCGCGTGGTCGACACCACGCCGACCGATCCACAGGCGGTGTTCTTCGGGGCGTGGGTGGAGCTGGAGAACGTGGACAGTGGCGAAACCAGCCGCTATCGCATCGTGGGCCCGGACGAGACCGATGCCGGGCTGGGCTGGATCAGCATCGATTCGCCGCTGGCGCGGGCGCTGCTGAAGAAGCGCATGGATGACGAGTTCGCCGTGGAGCTGCCCGGTGGGCAGTTCACGTTTGCGGTGATCGGCGTGGAATACGCAGCGCCGTAA
- a CDS encoding DUF3025 domain-containing protein translates to MTAATAAGGDAGGPRRFIPPLRAAVDARVFHHPLFAGVRGFADLLAGPEWPAVDALDDRLALPGARLVEQNAALLADGLHYETRIAQGRIATRADNWHDLFNALVWATQWPIKRALNAQQCRHVAAMAPGQRNRAQAALTQFDETGVVVRVRDNALLSTWDAHDWRALFDPAPWQGGGIGIVAVFGHALMEQALLPGRLLVGKCVVVQGDDEAGCLETVVRAIDAGTVLSDPLQLRPLPLAGIPGWHDRQDAAFYSNAEYFRPLRAGRQYPPPLPLLR, encoded by the coding sequence GTGACCGCAGCGACGGCCGCCGGCGGCGACGCAGGCGGCCCTCGTCGCTTCATCCCGCCGCTGCGTGCGGCGGTCGATGCGCGGGTGTTCCACCATCCACTGTTTGCCGGCGTGCGCGGTTTCGCCGATCTGCTGGCCGGCCCCGAGTGGCCGGCCGTCGACGCATTGGATGACCGCCTGGCGCTGCCGGGTGCGCGGCTGGTGGAACAGAATGCGGCCTTGTTGGCCGATGGCCTGCACTATGAAACCCGCATCGCCCAGGGGCGCATCGCGACCCGCGCCGACAACTGGCACGATCTGTTCAATGCGCTGGTCTGGGCCACCCAGTGGCCGATCAAGCGCGCACTCAATGCACAGCAGTGCCGGCATGTCGCCGCCATGGCGCCTGGCCAGCGCAACCGCGCGCAGGCCGCGCTGACCCAGTTCGACGAAACCGGCGTGGTCGTGCGGGTACGGGACAACGCACTGCTTTCCACGTGGGACGCGCATGACTGGCGCGCGCTGTTCGATCCGGCGCCGTGGCAGGGCGGTGGCATCGGCATCGTGGCGGTGTTTGGTCACGCGCTGATGGAGCAGGCGCTGCTGCCGGGGCGACTGCTGGTCGGCAAGTGCGTCGTGGTGCAGGGCGATGATGAGGCAGGATGCCTGGAGACCGTGGTGCGCGCCATCGACGCGGGCACGGTGCTGAGCGACCCCTTGCAGCTGCGTCCGCTGCCGCTGGCGGGCATTCCCGGCTGGCATGACAGGCAGGATGCCGCCTTCTACAGCAACGCGGAGTATTTCCGTCCGTTGCGCGCCGGCCGCCAGTACCCGCCGCCGCTGCCTCTGCTTCGGTAG
- the rimO gene encoding 30S ribosomal protein S12 methylthiotransferase RimO, protein MSQLNPKVGFVSLGCPKALVDSERILTQLRSEGYDIVPSYDSADVVVVNTCGFIDSAVTESLDAIGEAMNQNGKVIVTGCLGKRPEQIREAYPNVLAVSGPQDYQSVMEAVHEALPPKHDPFVDLVPDYGIKLTPRHYAYLKISEGCNHKCSFCIIPSMRGKLVSRPVDEVLREAERLVRGGVRELLVVSQDTSAYGVDVKYAEKMWRNKAYQTRLKALCEGLSELDAWVRMHYVYPYPHVDEVVPLMAENRILPYLDIPFQHASPRILRLMKRPGAVEKTLERVQNWRRIAPDITVRSTFIVGFPGETEAEFEELLSFLDEAQLDRVGAFAYSPVEGATANDLPDAVPEEVKQERLARFMEKQAQISAARLEAKIGTVQQCLVDAIEGDIAVARSKADAPEIDGLVHIQNADQVPLRVGEFVNVEITESDEHDLYGDALPSAARPAFDLKVL, encoded by the coding sequence ATGTCCCAGCTGAACCCCAAAGTCGGCTTCGTCAGCCTTGGCTGCCCGAAGGCCCTTGTCGATTCCGAGCGCATCCTGACCCAGCTCCGCTCGGAAGGGTATGACATCGTCCCGTCCTACGATTCGGCCGACGTGGTGGTGGTCAACACCTGCGGCTTCATCGATTCGGCGGTGACCGAATCGCTGGATGCGATCGGCGAGGCGATGAACCAGAACGGCAAGGTCATCGTCACCGGCTGCCTGGGCAAGCGCCCGGAGCAGATCCGCGAGGCTTATCCGAACGTGCTGGCGGTGTCCGGCCCGCAGGACTACCAGAGCGTGATGGAGGCGGTGCACGAAGCGCTGCCGCCCAAGCACGATCCGTTCGTGGACCTGGTGCCGGACTACGGCATCAAGCTGACCCCGCGCCACTATGCCTACCTGAAGATTTCCGAGGGCTGCAACCACAAGTGCAGCTTCTGCATCATCCCCTCGATGCGCGGCAAGCTGGTTTCGCGCCCGGTGGATGAGGTGCTGCGCGAAGCCGAGCGCCTGGTCCGTGGCGGCGTGCGTGAGCTGCTGGTGGTTTCGCAGGACACCTCGGCCTACGGCGTGGATGTGAAGTACGCCGAGAAGATGTGGCGCAACAAGGCCTACCAGACGCGCCTGAAGGCGCTGTGCGAAGGCTTGTCAGAACTCGACGCCTGGGTGCGCATGCACTACGTCTACCCGTACCCGCACGTGGACGAGGTGGTGCCGCTGATGGCGGAAAACCGCATCCTGCCGTACCTGGACATTCCGTTCCAGCACGCCAGCCCGCGCATCCTGCGCCTGATGAAGCGCCCCGGCGCGGTCGAGAAGACCCTCGAGCGTGTGCAGAACTGGCGCCGCATCGCCCCGGACATCACCGTGCGGTCGACCTTCATCGTCGGCTTCCCGGGCGAGACCGAGGCCGAGTTTGAAGAGCTGCTCTCCTTCCTGGACGAAGCGCAGCTGGACCGCGTGGGCGCCTTCGCCTATTCGCCGGTTGAAGGCGCCACCGCCAACGACCTGCCGGACGCGGTGCCGGAAGAAGTGAAGCAGGAGCGTCTGGCGCGCTTCATGGAAAAGCAGGCGCAGATTTCCGCTGCACGCCTGGAAGCCAAGATCGGCACCGTACAGCAGTGCCTGGTCGATGCCATCGAAGGCGATATCGCCGTGGCCCGTTCCAAGGCCGATGCCCCGGAAATCGACGGCCTGGTACACATCCAGAACGCCGACCAGGTGCCCCTGCGCGTGGGCGAGTTCGTCAACGTGGAGATCACCGAGAGCGACGAGCACGACCTGTACGGTGACGCGCTGCCCAGTGCTGCCCGCCCGGCGTTCGACCTCAAGGTGCTGTGA
- a CDS encoding nucleotide-binding protein, with protein sequence MEDIGVAMAQLAGIRKAVEGAIGTGNYRIPASEVMSLFIRANKQLSIIRASYPDLFGDIPDVPTAPAAFDFQSMPTGEFHKGQLQHLARTIDEVFEIRASSALTMPPAPHKPAPHRVFISHGRAQDWRAVQAYVEKDLGLLTMELAQEASAGRTIIEKLESGAEQCDSAVIVMTGDDADAEGQARARENVIHEIGYFHGRYGRSKVILLHEDGVSVPSNLSGIVYVPFPKGLIAAAESTLARELHAIYGGP encoded by the coding sequence ATGGAAGATATCGGAGTAGCTATGGCTCAGTTGGCCGGGATAAGAAAAGCCGTGGAGGGCGCTATCGGAACCGGAAATTACCGAATTCCCGCAAGCGAAGTCATGTCATTGTTCATTCGCGCCAACAAGCAGCTTTCTATAATCCGCGCTTCGTACCCGGACCTGTTCGGAGACATACCTGATGTCCCGACGGCACCTGCTGCTTTTGATTTCCAATCAATGCCGACTGGCGAATTCCACAAAGGGCAACTCCAGCATCTTGCTCGCACAATCGACGAAGTATTCGAGATCCGTGCTAGCAGCGCTCTCACCATGCCACCTGCGCCTCACAAGCCAGCTCCCCACCGCGTTTTCATCAGTCACGGCCGCGCTCAAGATTGGAGAGCGGTTCAAGCCTATGTCGAGAAGGACTTAGGCCTGCTGACCATGGAGCTCGCGCAAGAGGCAAGTGCCGGCAGGACGATCATTGAGAAGCTCGAGAGCGGTGCAGAGCAGTGCGATAGCGCTGTGATTGTAATGACTGGTGACGACGCAGACGCGGAAGGCCAGGCTCGTGCTCGCGAGAATGTGATCCATGAGATAGGCTATTTTCATGGACGATACGGCAGATCGAAGGTAATTCTCCTTCACGAGGATGGCGTCAGCGTGCCTTCAAACCTGAGCGGCATCGTCTACGTGCCCTTTCCTAAGGGCCTCATTGCCGCTGCTGAAAGCACCCTCGCTCGCGAGCTACACGCGATCTACGGCGGCCCCTAG
- a CDS encoding S24 family peptidase, translating into MSTLSERLTLALEHAKTTQAQLARDVGVTAPSVHNWFSGKAKFLRGANLLAAARTLGVNESWLATGSGAMLPAASIPGSKPADQAIAASPGYVRFTLLDAATSATYDTPEVMRTVEVAEWEVRRKLGFLPQPERIKIITGRGPSMRPKLEDGDVVWIDTSCDRFDGDDYYLITVSGETQVKMLQKRGDGLHVVSANAEFPAYRPEPGDVSILGKALIHAGLRKF; encoded by the coding sequence ATGAGCACTCTTTCTGAACGTTTGACGCTGGCACTGGAACACGCAAAGACCACCCAGGCCCAACTGGCTCGCGATGTGGGCGTTACCGCACCGAGTGTCCATAACTGGTTCAGTGGAAAGGCAAAATTCCTGCGGGGCGCGAATCTGCTGGCGGCGGCCAGGACGTTGGGAGTCAACGAGTCCTGGCTGGCCACGGGTAGCGGCGCCATGCTTCCAGCAGCCTCCATTCCAGGCAGCAAACCCGCGGATCAGGCAATCGCGGCGTCTCCTGGATACGTTCGCTTCACTCTTCTGGACGCGGCGACAAGCGCCACTTACGACACACCCGAGGTCATGAGAACGGTCGAGGTGGCTGAGTGGGAGGTGCGAAGGAAGTTGGGCTTCCTGCCGCAGCCCGAACGAATCAAGATCATCACCGGTCGAGGGCCCTCGATGCGGCCCAAGCTCGAAGACGGTGACGTTGTGTGGATCGACACCAGCTGCGATCGCTTCGACGGCGATGATTACTACCTCATCACCGTGAGCGGTGAAACGCAGGTCAAGATGCTGCAGAAGCGCGGCGATGGCCTGCACGTTGTAAGCGCCAATGCAGAATTCCCTGCCTACCGGCCAGAGCCCGGCGATGTCAGCATCCTTGGCAAGGCGCTGATCCATGCAGGCCTGCGGAAGTTCTAG
- a CDS encoding dienelactone hydrolase family protein — protein MSEWITLDTHHGPVRAWQVLPEGKPRAALVVVQEIFGVNAHIRGVAERFAAEGYAVLAPSFFDLVDGPEADPDALPYSPEGVKDGLERVNTLGMENALEVVRAAATRLTPYGKVGTVGYCWGGSVALLAAMRLGLPSVSYYGGRNVNYLDETPKAPVIFHFGAQDKSIPPEAVQAHREKLPQMATYVYPADHAFNREVGHAYDPDSAALALQRTLDFFTEHLG, from the coding sequence ATGTCCGAATGGATCACCCTGGATACGCATCATGGCCCGGTCCGCGCCTGGCAGGTCCTGCCCGAGGGCAAGCCGCGCGCCGCCCTGGTGGTCGTGCAGGAAATCTTCGGGGTCAACGCGCACATCCGCGGGGTGGCCGAACGCTTTGCGGCAGAGGGCTATGCGGTGCTGGCGCCGTCGTTCTTCGACCTGGTAGACGGCCCCGAGGCCGACCCCGATGCCCTGCCCTACAGCCCGGAAGGGGTGAAGGACGGCTTGGAGCGGGTGAACACGCTGGGCATGGAGAATGCGCTGGAAGTGGTGCGCGCTGCCGCGACGCGCCTGACCCCCTACGGCAAGGTCGGCACGGTCGGCTACTGCTGGGGCGGCAGCGTGGCCCTGCTGGCGGCGATGCGCCTGGGCCTGCCCTCGGTGAGCTACTACGGCGGCCGCAACGTGAACTATCTGGACGAAACCCCGAAGGCGCCGGTCATCTTCCACTTCGGCGCCCAGGACAAGAGCATCCCGCCGGAGGCCGTGCAGGCCCACCGCGAGAAGCTGCCGCAGATGGCCACCTACGTCTATCCGGCCGACCACGCCTTCAACCGGGAGGTCGGACATGCGTATGATCCAGACAGCGCCGCCCTGGCGCTGCAACGCACCCTGGACTTCTTCACGGAGCATCTTGGATGA
- a CDS encoding HIT family protein, whose amino-acid sequence MSDFELDSRLATDSVLVAEGPLSQVRLMNDERFPWLVLVPRLAGITEWIELDGEQQDKLRTELNRACKALHGTDGVEKINIGALGNIVRQLHFHVIGRHDGDPAWPGPVWGSGPAHRYEPAALDQHVAYWKERLGYPAHP is encoded by the coding sequence ATGAGCGATTTTGAACTGGATTCCCGCCTGGCCACCGACAGCGTGCTGGTGGCTGAAGGACCGTTGTCGCAAGTGCGGTTGATGAACGACGAACGATTCCCCTGGCTGGTGCTGGTGCCACGTCTGGCCGGCATCACCGAGTGGATCGAGCTGGACGGCGAGCAGCAGGACAAGCTGCGCACCGAACTCAACCGTGCCTGCAAGGCCCTGCATGGCACGGACGGTGTGGAAAAGATCAACATCGGCGCGCTGGGCAACATCGTGCGCCAGCTGCATTTCCACGTGATCGGCCGCCACGACGGCGATCCGGCGTGGCCCGGCCCCGTCTGGGGCAGCGGACCGGCGCACCGGTACGAACCGGCAGCACTGGACCAGCATGTCGCCTACTGGAAGGAACGGCTAGGATATCCGGCCCATCCCTGA
- a CDS encoding DUF5668 domain-containing protein, translated as MRFNLVAAILLILIGLFMLASNLGWTHLNLSKLFLTWWPVGLVGVGIAMLFGRGK; from the coding sequence ATGCGCTTCAATCTCGTCGCCGCCATCCTGCTGATCCTGATCGGCTTGTTCATGCTCGCCAGCAATCTGGGCTGGACGCACCTGAACCTGTCCAAGCTGTTCCTGACCTGGTGGCCGGTCGGCCTGGTCGGCGTCGGCATCGCGATGCTGTTCGGACGCGGCAAGTAA
- the dcd gene encoding dCTP deaminase has product MSIKSDRWIRRMSEQHGMIEPFEAGQVKQANGERIVSYGTSSYGYDVRCSREFKVFTNINSTIVDPKHFDPGSFVDIVGDECIIPPNSFALARTVEYFRIPRDTLVVCLGKSTYARCGIIVNVTPLEPEWEGHVTLEFSNTTPLPARIYANEGVAQMLFFQAAADDVCETSYKDRGGKYQGQTGVTLPRT; this is encoded by the coding sequence ATGAGCATCAAGAGTGACCGTTGGATCCGCCGTATGTCCGAGCAGCACGGCATGATCGAGCCGTTCGAGGCCGGGCAGGTGAAGCAGGCCAACGGCGAGCGCATCGTCAGCTACGGCACTTCCAGCTATGGCTACGACGTGCGTTGCTCGCGCGAGTTCAAGGTGTTCACCAACATCAACTCCACGATCGTCGATCCCAAGCATTTCGACCCGGGCAGCTTCGTGGACATCGTCGGTGATGAGTGCATCATCCCGCCCAACAGCTTCGCGCTGGCGCGCACGGTGGAATACTTCCGCATTCCGCGCGACACCCTGGTGGTGTGCCTGGGCAAGAGCACCTACGCGCGCTGCGGCATCATCGTCAACGTGACCCCGCTGGAACCGGAGTGGGAAGGCCACGTGACCCTGGAATTCAGCAACACCACGCCGCTGCCGGCGCGCATCTACGCCAACGAAGGCGTGGCCCAGATGCTGTTCTTCCAGGCGGCCGCCGATGACGTCTGCGAGACGTCGTACAAGGATCGTGGCGGCAAGTACCAGGGCCAGACGGGCGTGACCCTGCCGCGCACCTGA